The following coding sequences are from one Paenibacillus tundrae window:
- a CDS encoding metallophosphoesterase family protein, with translation MKIIVVSDTHLPRRARELPEPLVQELSDADLILHAGDWSDWSVYKLLSNYAPVAGVTGNTDPPEVADKLGFSRIVEADGLRIGLVHGHQGSKSTEQNAIQTFAGQQVDAIVYGHSHIPVMHTVDDVLVFNPGSPTDRRFQKQYSFGIMKTHLGKLQAEHVFFDRK, from the coding sequence CGCACTTACCCAGAAGAGCACGTGAATTGCCTGAGCCTCTAGTACAAGAGCTGTCTGATGCTGATCTTATTTTGCATGCAGGCGATTGGTCTGACTGGAGTGTGTACAAACTGCTAAGCAACTATGCGCCAGTAGCCGGTGTTACAGGCAATACGGATCCTCCTGAAGTTGCGGATAAGCTTGGATTTTCTCGTATTGTCGAGGCAGATGGTCTTCGGATTGGGCTCGTGCACGGTCATCAGGGCTCAAAGTCGACAGAACAAAATGCCATTCAGACCTTTGCAGGACAGCAAGTGGACGCTATCGTATATGGACACTCGCATATCCCGGTTATGCATACGGTGGATGACGTGTTGGTGTTCAACCCTGGTTCACCTACGGATCGGCGTTTTCAGAAACAGTATTCGTTTGGCATTATGAAAACACATCTTGGCAAGCTACAGGCAGAACATGTATTTTTTGATCGGAAGTAA
- a CDS encoding sugar phosphate isomerase/epimerase family protein codes for MKWSVFTVATPDLKAEELAASAASAGIDGIEWRFRGIPEDALQEEPSYWRNNRCSIDPASWEEQTPIFREAAHKHGRKSIALVPYLSCGDLPATEQAFQAANSLGASMMRVGVPGYNRTASYPELYREAVRYLSEVQEMAKQYKVKALVETHHQTIAPSASLAYRLVQSLDAEHVGVLYDPGNLVHEGYENHRMGLELLGPYLAHVHVKNAGWFQDEAVATFSSERLGEDQSSSLTTKWNCSWLSLTEGVVDWVQVVRDLQAVGYNGYYGIEDFSGAFSSAKMLQHFTDVFQAIKQQLEEEVGV; via the coding sequence TTGAAATGGTCAGTATTTACGGTGGCAACTCCTGATCTCAAAGCGGAAGAGCTAGCAGCATCGGCAGCTTCAGCCGGAATAGACGGGATTGAATGGAGATTTCGCGGAATACCGGAAGATGCTCTGCAGGAAGAGCCATCCTATTGGCGGAACAATCGGTGCTCCATAGATCCCGCCTCATGGGAGGAACAAACTCCGATATTCCGTGAGGCAGCGCACAAGCATGGAAGGAAATCCATTGCACTTGTACCATATCTGAGCTGTGGTGACTTGCCAGCAACCGAACAGGCATTTCAAGCGGCTAATTCGCTCGGTGCATCCATGATGCGTGTCGGTGTACCGGGATATAATCGCACTGCAAGTTATCCTGAGTTATATCGGGAGGCCGTGCGTTATCTGAGTGAAGTTCAGGAGATGGCTAAGCAATATAAGGTAAAGGCCTTAGTAGAGACACATCATCAGACGATTGCACCAAGTGCTTCTTTGGCCTATCGACTGGTTCAATCATTGGATGCAGAGCATGTAGGTGTGTTATATGATCCAGGCAACCTGGTGCATGAGGGATACGAAAATCATCGAATGGGATTAGAGTTACTAGGTCCTTACCTCGCACATGTACATGTTAAAAATGCAGGATGGTTTCAGGATGAAGCTGTTGCGACATTTTCATCTGAACGACTGGGTGAAGATCAGAGTTCCTCACTAACAACGAAATGGAATTGTTCATGGCTTTCTTTGACAGAAGGCGTGGTGGATTGGGTGCAGGTTGTACGAGATTTACAAGCGGTTGGATACAATGGATATTACGGCATTGAGGATTTCAGTGGTGCGTTTAGCTCCGCTAAGATGTTACAGCATTTTACAGATGTATTTCAGGCTATTAAGCAACAACTTGAAGAGGAGGTTGGCGTATGA
- a CDS encoding Gfo/Idh/MocA family protein: MSLVRVAVIGIGNMGAAHARTLIAGEVPGAELVAVCDVRQEMAKWVSDNFPASVVYWQDAEQMMGSGTIDAVIIATPHYDHPEQAIQAFRYGLHVMIEKPAGVYTKQVREMNEAASASGKCFSIMYNQRTNPLYIKLRDLIASGELGEIRRTNWIITNWYRSQSYYDSGGWRATWAGEGGGVLINQDPHQLDLWQWTIGMMPVRMRAFCSFGKYRNIEVEDDVTAYVEYANGATGVFVTTTGEAPGTNRFEVNGDRGKIVIEDGKLTFWRLRESEPEFNQRFTGGFGQPECWKCDVPITGVESGHPGLIRNWVDAIRTGAPLIAPGEEGIHGLTLSNAMLLSTWTDHWVDLPMDEELFYEHLQERIAQSVMKKDQGYSKNQPADLTQTFK; the protein is encoded by the coding sequence ATGAGTTTAGTTCGGGTCGCAGTCATTGGAATCGGGAACATGGGAGCAGCACATGCGAGGACGTTAATCGCTGGAGAGGTGCCCGGTGCAGAACTTGTAGCGGTGTGTGATGTGAGACAGGAGATGGCCAAGTGGGTATCGGATAACTTTCCTGCTTCGGTTGTGTATTGGCAGGATGCAGAGCAGATGATGGGGTCAGGCACCATTGATGCCGTAATCATAGCAACACCTCACTACGACCATCCGGAGCAGGCCATTCAGGCTTTTCGATATGGTTTACATGTCATGATTGAGAAGCCGGCAGGTGTGTACACGAAGCAGGTACGGGAGATGAATGAGGCAGCCAGTGCCAGCGGAAAATGCTTTTCCATCATGTACAACCAACGGACTAATCCGTTATACATCAAGCTTAGAGATCTCATCGCTTCAGGCGAACTGGGCGAGATCAGACGGACGAATTGGATCATTACCAATTGGTATAGATCTCAGAGTTATTACGATTCTGGTGGCTGGCGTGCGACTTGGGCGGGCGAAGGTGGAGGCGTTCTGATTAATCAAGACCCTCACCAATTGGATCTGTGGCAATGGACGATCGGTATGATGCCTGTTCGTATGCGGGCGTTCTGTTCCTTTGGGAAATACCGGAATATTGAAGTCGAAGATGATGTGACCGCATATGTGGAATATGCGAACGGCGCAACAGGGGTTTTTGTAACTACAACGGGCGAAGCACCGGGTACGAATCGATTTGAAGTGAATGGTGATCGCGGGAAAATTGTAATTGAAGATGGAAAATTGACCTTCTGGCGTCTCCGTGAATCCGAGCCTGAGTTTAATCAACGATTTACTGGAGGGTTTGGACAGCCGGAATGCTGGAAATGTGATGTTCCGATTACCGGGGTAGAATCAGGTCACCCAGGATTAATCCGGAACTGGGTCGATGCAATCCGTACAGGTGCACCTCTTATCGCTCCAGGCGAAGAGGGCATTCACGGACTTACATTGTCTAATGCGATGCTTCTCTCAACATGGACAGATCATTGGGTTGATTTACCGATGGATGAAGAGTTGTTCTACGAACATTTACAAGAGCGTATCGCACAATCCGTCATGAAGAAGGATCAGGGCTATAGCAAGAATCAACCAGCAGACCTGACACAAACGTTCAAGTGA
- a CDS encoding Gfo/Idh/MocA family protein: protein MAKDGMFYAPKSVKKEVVCGEGEFTIAAVALDHGHIYGMVGGLVEAGATLKWVYDPDPLKVEAFRKQFPQAQVAQSEEQVFADDEVKLVASAAITSERAPLGMRVLASGKDYFTDKAPFTTLDQLSLAREEVKRTGKKYMVYYSERLHVESAIYAGQLIEEGAIGKVVQVMGTGPHRLNAPARPDWFFRHEQYGGILCDIGSHQIEQFLTFASCTDAEVAFSRVHNFNHPQYPELEDFGEASLIGNNGASGYFRVDWFTPDGLRTWGDGRTVILGTDGYIELRKYIDVGRETQGDQVYLVNHEGEYHYGVKGQVGYPFFGDLIRDCLARTENAMTQEHAFKAAEICLIAQHKAMSERVIWSGGAK, encoded by the coding sequence ATGGCTAAAGATGGAATGTTCTATGCACCCAAAAGTGTGAAAAAAGAGGTCGTATGTGGTGAAGGTGAGTTTACAATCGCTGCTGTAGCTTTGGATCATGGTCATATCTACGGCATGGTAGGGGGATTAGTTGAAGCGGGAGCGACTCTTAAATGGGTATATGACCCGGATCCACTCAAAGTAGAAGCATTTCGTAAACAATTTCCTCAGGCGCAGGTAGCTCAATCTGAAGAGCAGGTGTTTGCTGATGATGAAGTGAAGCTAGTAGCCAGTGCGGCAATTACTTCCGAACGTGCACCGCTCGGCATGAGAGTTTTGGCGTCAGGCAAAGATTATTTTACGGATAAGGCTCCATTTACAACATTGGATCAACTATCTCTTGCGCGTGAAGAGGTCAAGCGTACCGGCAAGAAATACATGGTCTATTATAGTGAGCGACTGCATGTTGAAAGTGCGATTTATGCAGGGCAATTAATTGAAGAGGGTGCGATTGGAAAAGTCGTACAGGTAATGGGCACCGGACCTCATCGATTAAATGCGCCAGCTCGGCCAGACTGGTTCTTCCGTCATGAACAGTATGGTGGTATCCTCTGCGACATCGGTAGCCATCAGATCGAACAATTTCTGACGTTTGCCTCATGTACGGATGCAGAAGTGGCATTCAGCCGTGTTCATAACTTCAATCATCCGCAATACCCTGAACTGGAGGATTTCGGAGAAGCGTCCCTGATTGGTAACAATGGAGCATCGGGCTACTTCCGTGTAGACTGGTTCACACCAGATGGACTCAGAACTTGGGGCGATGGCCGTACCGTGATCTTAGGGACAGATGGTTACATTGAGTTGCGTAAATACATTGATGTAGGTCGAGAAACTCAAGGGGATCAGGTTTATCTAGTCAATCACGAAGGGGAGTACCATTATGGTGTAAAAGGTCAGGTTGGATATCCCTTCTTCGGCGATCTGATCCGTGATTGCTTGGCTCGGACAGAGAATGCGATGACCCAAGAGCATGCCTTCAAGGCGGCTGAGATCTGCCTGATTGCTCAGCACAAAGCGATGAGCGAACGAGTCATCTGGAGTGGTGGAGCGAAGTAA
- a CDS encoding GNAT family N-acetyltransferase encodes MGYTDLAYIKDQRAELLIAIGVSQYWGKGIGFEASRKMMEYGLKEFGINLFHAETNEYNMASRRLLEKLGYKEIGREGQLIQYEYKVENYKKV; translated from the coding sequence ATTGGCTATACGGATCTGGCTTACATAAAAGATCAGAGAGCAGAATTGCTAATTGCAATAGGTGTAAGCCAATACTGGGGGAAAGGCATAGGGTTTGAAGCGAGCAGAAAAATGATGGAATATGGATTGAAGGAATTTGGAATCAATTTATTTCATGCAGAAACAAATGAGTATAATATGGCCTCTAGAAGACTGCTCGAAAAGCTAGGTTATAAAGAAATAGGAAGAGAAGGGCAGCTGATCCAGTATGAATATAAAGTAGAAAACTATAAAAAGGTATAG
- a CDS encoding FAD-binding protein: MSYQNWAGNFTYGATEMICPESVEHLQQLVKEHRKIKVSGSGHTFNAITDTNGIFVSLRHWNRMLALNEERGTVTVEGGITYGELCAELALTDYALHNLASLPHITVAGAAATATHGSGSRNGSLAAAVEGVELVDANGELHTFSRGDAEFAGVVVNLGALGIVTKLTLNVVPAYSIRQFVYENLPLSQLEENAEGIFTGAYSVSLFTDWQQPRFHQVWTKCREEDGVSYAGHADYYGALPATAPVHPLPNMHAENCTEQLGKPGMWHERLAHFRMEFTPSAGKELQSEYLMPREHVYEAALAVHRLREHLAPILFVSELRTIAADDLWLSPFCDQSSVAFHFTWRDDWQAVERVLPLLEAALAPFHARPHWGKLFTVPADVLQGQFDKLPPFRKLIDKYDPNGKFSNAFLDTYVRPARTSR; encoded by the coding sequence ATGAGTTATCAAAATTGGGCCGGCAACTTTACTTACGGCGCGACCGAAATGATCTGTCCCGAAAGCGTGGAGCATCTGCAGCAGTTGGTCAAAGAGCATCGGAAAATCAAGGTTTCGGGCAGCGGCCATACGTTCAATGCGATCACGGATACGAACGGGATCTTCGTTTCGCTGCGGCATTGGAACCGCATGTTGGCCTTAAACGAAGAACGCGGCACGGTAACGGTTGAAGGAGGGATCACGTACGGGGAACTATGCGCGGAGCTCGCTCTGACCGATTATGCGCTTCATAATCTGGCATCGCTTCCTCATATCACGGTTGCCGGCGCCGCCGCTACGGCCACCCATGGTTCAGGCAGCCGTAACGGAAGCTTGGCGGCAGCGGTGGAAGGTGTCGAACTGGTCGACGCGAACGGAGAGCTGCATACATTCAGCCGCGGCGATGCAGAATTCGCCGGCGTCGTCGTGAACCTCGGCGCGCTCGGCATCGTGACGAAGCTGACGCTGAACGTCGTGCCGGCTTATTCCATCAGACAGTTCGTTTATGAGAATCTGCCGCTTTCGCAGCTTGAAGAAAACGCGGAGGGCATCTTTACGGGCGCTTACAGCGTAAGTTTGTTCACGGATTGGCAGCAGCCGAGATTTCATCAGGTATGGACAAAATGCCGGGAAGAAGATGGCGTAAGCTATGCCGGACATGCGGACTATTACGGAGCGCTGCCTGCGACGGCCCCTGTGCATCCGCTGCCGAACATGCATGCGGAAAACTGCACGGAGCAGCTCGGTAAGCCGGGGATGTGGCATGAGCGACTCGCGCATTTCCGTATGGAATTTACGCCGAGTGCCGGCAAAGAGCTGCAGAGCGAATACTTGATGCCGCGGGAGCATGTATATGAAGCGGCGCTTGCCGTTCACCGGCTGCGGGAGCATCTTGCGCCGATTTTGTTCGTTAGCGAATTGCGCACGATCGCTGCGGACGATTTATGGCTGAGCCCTTTTTGCGATCAATCTTCGGTGGCGTTTCACTTCACGTGGCGGGACGACTGGCAGGCGGTCGAGCGCGTGCTTCCGCTGCTGGAAGCAGCGCTGGCGCCGTTTCACGCACGTCCGCATTGGGGCAAACTGTTTACGGTACCGGCCGATGTCCTGCAGGGACAATTCGACAAGCTGCCGCCGTTTCGGAAGTTGATCGACAAGTATGACCCTAACGGAAAATTCAGCAATGCGTTTCTGGATACTTATGTTCGTCCAGCCCGGACGTCACGTTGA